A region from the Rosa rugosa chromosome 6, drRosRugo1.1, whole genome shotgun sequence genome encodes:
- the LOC133716925 gene encoding UDP-glucose flavonoid 3-O-glucosyltransferase 6, whose amino-acid sequence MNKASELIFIPIPGIGHIVSTVEIAKLLLSRDDNLFITILIMKFPFTADGSDAYIKSLADPSSKTQRISFANLPQEQFQGTGATGFFTFIDSHKSHVKDAVTKLTESGSETRIAGFVIDMFCTGMIDVANEFGLPSYVFYTSGAADLGLMFHLQALRDEENKDCTEFKNSDAELVVPSFVNPLPAARVLPGVVFDKEACNFFLNFAKRYRETKGLLVNTFLELESHALQSLSSDGKIPPVYPVGPILNVKSSDNQVSSEKSKQKSDILKWLDDQPPLSVVFLCFGSMGCFGEDQVKEIAHGLEQAGFRFLWSLRQPPKSKIGFPSDYADYSTILPEGFLDRTAEIGKVIGWAPQVALLAHPAVGGFVSHCGWNSTLESIWYGVPIATWPFYAEQQVNAFELVKELKLAVEIDIGYRKESGVIVSRQDIEKGIKQVMEQESEIRTRVKEMSKMSQKALADDGSSFSSLGRFIDQIRSS is encoded by the coding sequence ATGAACAAAGCTTCAGAGCTGATCTTCATCCCAATCCCAGGGATTGGCCACATCGTCTCAACAGTTGAGATTGCAAAGCTCCTCCTCTCTCGAGATGACAACCTCTTCATTACAATCCTCATCATGAAGTTCCCCTTCACCGCAGACGGCAGCGACGCCTACATCAAGTCCTTGGCAGACCCGTCGTCGAAGACGCAGCGCATCAGTTTCGCCAACCTCCCACAAGAACAATTCCAAGGAACCGGGGCCACCGGCTTCTTCACCTTCATCGACAGCCACAAGTCCCACGTCAAAGATGCCGTCACTAAACTCACCGAGTCCGGATCCGAGACTCGAATTGCCGGGTTTGTCATCGACATGTTCTGCACGGGGATGATTGACGTGGCCAACGAATTTGGGCTTCCTAGCTACGTTTTCTACACCTCTGGAGCGGCGGATCTCGGGCTCATGTTCCACCTCCAAGCCCTACGTGATGAAGAGAACAAGGACTGCACCGAGTTCAAGAACTCGGATGCCGAGTTGGTCGTCCCGAGTTTTGTAAACCCCTTGCCGGCTGCTAGAGTCTTGCCTGGTGTGGTTTTCGACAAGGAGGCGTGCAACTTCTTCCTCAACTTTGCCAAAAGGTATAGAGAGACCAAGGGTCTTTTGGTTAACACGTTCCTGGAGCTGGAATCTCACGCGCTTCAGTCTCTCAGTTCGGACGGTAAGATCCCTCCGGTGTACCCGGTGGGACCTATATTGAACGTCAAGAGCAGTGATAACCAAGTGAGTTCGGAGAAGTCGAAGCAGAAGTCGGACATCTTGAAGTGGCTTGATGACCAGCCTCCGTTGTCTGTAGTATTCTTGTGCTTCGGGAGCATGGGATGCTTTGGCGAGGACCAAGTAAAAGAGATCGCACACGGACTCGAGCAAGCTGGGTTTCGGTTCTTGTGGTCTCTACGCCAGCCCCCGAAGAGCAAGATTGGTTTTCCAAGTGATTACGCGGATTACAGTACCATCTTGCCAGAAGGGTTTCTCGATCGGACGGCTGAGATTGGGAAAGTCATAGGGTGGGCCCCACAGGTGGCTCTCTTGGCTCATCCGGCGGTCGGAGGATTTGTGTCTCATTGCGGGTGGAACTCTACGCTGGAAAGTATTTGGTATGGTGTGCCGATTGCCACGTGGCCGTTTTATGCCGAGCAACAAGTGAATGCCTTTGAGCTGGTGAAGGAATTGAAATTGGCTGTTGAGATCGACATAGGTTATAGAAAGGAAAGTGGGGTGATTGTGAGTAGGCAAGACATAGAGAAAGGGATAAAGCAGGTAATGGAGCAAGAGAGTGAAATAAGGACGAGGGTGAAAGAAATGAGTAAAATGAGCCAGAAAGCTTTGGCGGATGATGGGTCCTCATTCTCATCATTAGGGCGTTTTATTGATCAAATTCGAAGCTCGTGA